A stretch of the Archangium violaceum genome encodes the following:
- the glnD gene encoding [protein-PII] uridylyltransferase, whose translation MSVPPIPPPPPSSHREAIGSLPGFPTGAPEDRLTRAREYLRDSHARAESFHRGGAAGLSTCRLLSAATDRLVQGLFSELSAELHAPPGLALVALGSYGRRELSPQSDLDLLLLRGPGVSEASVAPLARAFPTLLWDLKRAVGWSARGPDECVRAADADHTIRTALLDARFLTGDAAVSDVFEAKILPALLAHRADAYIQDKVQELRSRRERFGDSVFLLEPNLKQGDGGLRDLETALWIARVRFRTRGLTGLLQQSILPGSQVTRLKAARDFLLRIRHQLHFLRGRKEDRLTFDLQEELARFLGYQQGPVLPVEAFMRDYYLAANALRQAADALIARCEELRLARKISFLPERRLGAFKVFRGKLTVSDPGLFTREPASILDFFRTAEENGLPLYSWAREQAVQALPALEVARATPAVTAAFKALFARPGTRGERLFELHDAGVLGAVVPEFGRVTAHHQHDLYHVYTVDVHTLFAVRRLYALRAGDLVEQEPELSREMRDLKDPLPLYLGMLLHDAGKGMGGNHSEKGRLLMVALGERLGLSPRQREVAEFLVKDHLVMSHTAQRRDLSDPALIADFARSVGDVEKLTCLYLLTWADISSVGPRMWTGWKAQLLRELYEKARAHLVGSAAPSGETPFERVRFHARWARVLGETRARELGRVLPERYFLGTDPSHATLHARLLACARKRPLAAALRHHPEAGYSELSLVAPDRPGLLSLLTGVLSAHRIDILSARIISTSDGLALDVFDVRPPHGHLLERSRWRMARTDLLRVLMGEVSLEDVLRRRRTGSLLHRHLPPVPPRVTVDNRASRDFTVVDVVTQDRVGLLHAISSALTRAGVQIAVAKVATEAHRAMDSFYITRQGARVEGPGDEAALVGAITAALEALEREGAEIRA comes from the coding sequence ATGAGCGTCCCGCCCATTCCGCCACCGCCACCGTCCAGCCATCGCGAGGCCATCGGCTCGCTCCCCGGGTTCCCCACCGGTGCGCCCGAGGACCGATTGACCCGCGCGCGTGAGTACCTCCGCGACTCCCACGCCCGCGCCGAGTCCTTCCACCGGGGCGGCGCCGCCGGCCTGTCCACCTGCCGCCTCCTCTCCGCCGCCACGGATCGGCTCGTCCAGGGGCTCTTCTCCGAGCTCTCCGCCGAGCTCCACGCGCCCCCGGGTCTCGCCCTCGTCGCGCTCGGCTCCTACGGGCGCCGCGAGCTGTCTCCCCAATCGGACCTGGATCTGCTCCTGCTGCGCGGCCCCGGTGTCTCCGAGGCGTCCGTCGCGCCCCTGGCCCGTGCGTTCCCCACGCTCCTGTGGGATCTCAAGCGCGCCGTCGGCTGGAGCGCCCGCGGCCCCGACGAGTGCGTCCGCGCCGCCGACGCCGATCACACCATCCGCACCGCGCTGCTCGACGCGCGCTTCCTCACCGGCGACGCCGCCGTCTCCGACGTGTTCGAGGCGAAGATCCTCCCCGCGCTCCTCGCCCACCGCGCCGACGCCTACATCCAGGACAAGGTCCAGGAGCTGCGCTCCCGCCGCGAGCGCTTCGGCGACTCCGTCTTCCTGCTCGAGCCCAACCTCAAGCAGGGTGATGGCGGCCTGCGCGATCTGGAGACGGCCCTGTGGATCGCCCGCGTCCGCTTCCGCACGCGCGGCCTCACCGGCCTGCTGCAGCAGTCCATCCTGCCCGGCTCGCAGGTGACGCGCCTCAAGGCCGCCCGCGACTTCCTGCTGCGCATCCGCCACCAGCTCCACTTCCTGCGCGGACGCAAGGAGGATCGGCTCACCTTCGATCTCCAGGAGGAGCTGGCGCGCTTCCTCGGCTACCAGCAGGGCCCCGTGCTGCCCGTCGAGGCCTTCATGCGCGACTACTACCTGGCCGCCAACGCCCTGCGCCAGGCCGCCGACGCGCTCATCGCCCGCTGCGAGGAGCTCCGCCTCGCCCGGAAGATCTCGTTCCTTCCCGAGCGCCGGCTCGGTGCCTTCAAGGTCTTCCGCGGCAAGCTCACCGTGTCCGATCCGGGCCTCTTCACCCGGGAGCCCGCCTCCATCCTCGACTTCTTCCGCACCGCCGAGGAGAACGGTCTGCCCCTCTACTCGTGGGCCCGCGAGCAGGCGGTGCAGGCCCTGCCCGCGTTGGAGGTCGCTCGCGCCACGCCCGCCGTCACCGCCGCCTTCAAGGCCCTCTTCGCCCGGCCGGGCACCCGGGGCGAGCGCCTCTTCGAATTGCATGACGCCGGCGTGCTCGGCGCCGTGGTGCCCGAGTTCGGCCGCGTCACCGCCCACCACCAGCACGACCTGTACCACGTGTACACCGTCGACGTTCACACCCTCTTCGCCGTGCGCCGCCTCTACGCCCTTCGCGCCGGAGACCTGGTGGAGCAGGAGCCCGAGCTCTCCCGCGAGATGCGCGACCTGAAGGATCCGCTCCCGCTCTACCTCGGCATGCTCCTGCACGACGCGGGGAAGGGGATGGGAGGCAACCACTCGGAGAAGGGCCGGTTGCTGATGGTCGCCCTCGGCGAGCGCCTGGGCCTCTCGCCCCGCCAGCGCGAGGTGGCCGAGTTCCTCGTGAAGGATCACCTGGTGATGAGCCACACCGCCCAGCGCCGCGATCTGAGCGACCCGGCCCTCATCGCCGACTTCGCCCGGAGCGTGGGCGACGTGGAGAAGCTCACCTGCCTCTACCTCCTCACCTGGGCGGACATCAGCTCGGTGGGGCCTCGCATGTGGACGGGGTGGAAGGCACAGCTCCTGCGCGAGCTGTATGAAAAGGCCCGGGCCCACCTGGTCGGCTCGGCGGCGCCCTCGGGCGAGACTCCCTTCGAGCGTGTGCGCTTCCATGCGCGCTGGGCCCGGGTCCTCGGCGAGACGCGGGCGCGCGAGCTGGGCCGGGTGCTCCCCGAGCGCTACTTCCTCGGGACGGATCCCTCGCACGCCACGCTCCATGCGCGCCTGCTCGCGTGCGCCCGGAAGCGTCCGCTGGCCGCGGCCCTGCGCCACCACCCGGAGGCCGGCTACAGCGAGCTGTCCCTCGTGGCCCCTGACAGGCCCGGCCTGCTCTCGCTGCTCACCGGCGTGTTGTCCGCCCACCGCATCGACATCCTCTCCGCGCGTATCATCTCCACCTCGGACGGGCTCGCGCTGGACGTCTTCGACGTGCGGCCTCCCCATGGGCACCTGCTCGAGCGCTCGCGCTGGCGCATGGCCCGGACGGATCTCCTGCGCGTCCTCATGGGCGAGGTCTCCCTCGAGGACGTGCTGCGCCGCCGCCGCACGGGCTCGCTCCTGCATCGCCACCTGCCGCCCGTGCCTCCCCGGGTGACGGTGGACAACCGCGCCTCCCGCGACTTCACCGTGGTGGACGTGGTGACGCAGGATCGTGTCGGCCTGCTGCACGCCATCTCCTCCGCCCTCACCCGGGCCGGCGTGCAGATCGCCGTCGCCAAGGTGGCCACCGAGGCCCACCGCGCCATGGACTCGTTCTACATCACCCGGCAGGGCGCCCGGGTGGAGGGCCCGGGCGACGAGGCGGCGTTGGTGGGGGCGATCACCGCGGCGCTGGAAGCGCTGGAGCGGGAAGGGGCGGAGATCCGCGCCTGA
- a CDS encoding N-acetylmuramoyl-L-alanine amidase produces MVPRLILLLALLSPIAAQAKRDAAEEAYQEARRSYYALKDDAARRKLRHNWLNVARKFESVASRFPKSARTAEALYTAAELLNELSRISFVVEDQQAAIADYTRVVESHSRHRLADDAALVLARIYFERLDQPEAARRVITNSLAVYKGDRARELRALLATLPPPPSPKTPAPARPKAPVRAPEPTPAPAPAEQQAPVVRVELSKPANPDPAPAQAVASAPEVAKPEVSPLIEAINSQSREPAAKQPQAPQPVEALASNKPVTAPVDEHVAQARLEAVAKASNASELTLAEQLGLKVRRVVIDAGHGGHDTGAIGRKGTQEKEVTLAIARKLARELRTRGLEVMLTREDDHYLKLEERARLANEMKGDLFISIHCNAAPSSKLRGIETYTLNTSADRYSIRLAARENASSEKGISDLQFILADLATKANTEESTRLANQVQKNLVSHLSSHYKGVKNLGTKEALFYVLLGVKMPAILVETSFLSNPEEEKRLASDAYQEEVAQAIAHGVEDFLGGRRQMATVNVR; encoded by the coding sequence ATGGTCCCTCGCCTCATCCTGTTGCTGGCCCTGTTGTCGCCGATCGCCGCCCAGGCGAAACGTGACGCGGCCGAGGAGGCCTACCAGGAAGCCCGCAGGTCCTATTACGCCCTCAAGGACGACGCGGCGCGACGCAAGCTGCGCCACAACTGGCTCAACGTGGCGCGCAAGTTCGAGTCCGTGGCCAGCCGCTTCCCCAAGAGCGCGCGAACCGCCGAGGCCCTCTACACCGCGGCGGAGCTGCTCAACGAGCTGAGCCGCATCTCCTTCGTCGTCGAGGATCAGCAGGCGGCCATCGCCGACTACACCCGCGTGGTGGAGTCCCACTCGCGGCACCGGCTCGCGGACGACGCGGCGTTGGTGCTCGCGCGCATCTACTTCGAGCGGTTGGATCAACCCGAGGCCGCGCGTCGCGTCATCACCAACAGCCTCGCCGTCTACAAGGGCGATCGTGCCCGGGAGCTGAGGGCGCTGCTGGCCACGCTGCCACCGCCTCCTTCGCCCAAGACGCCCGCGCCCGCGCGCCCCAAGGCCCCGGTTCGTGCTCCGGAGCCGACGCCCGCGCCAGCTCCGGCCGAGCAGCAGGCTCCGGTGGTTCGTGTCGAGCTGTCCAAGCCGGCCAATCCGGACCCGGCCCCCGCCCAGGCCGTGGCTTCCGCCCCGGAGGTCGCGAAGCCCGAGGTGTCACCGTTGATCGAGGCCATCAACAGTCAGTCTCGAGAGCCCGCCGCGAAGCAGCCCCAGGCCCCGCAGCCGGTGGAGGCGCTCGCGTCCAACAAGCCCGTGACCGCTCCGGTGGACGAGCACGTCGCCCAGGCCCGCCTCGAGGCCGTGGCCAAGGCGTCCAACGCCTCCGAGCTGACGCTGGCGGAGCAGCTCGGGCTGAAGGTGCGCCGGGTGGTCATCGACGCCGGACACGGTGGGCACGACACCGGCGCCATCGGCCGCAAGGGCACCCAGGAGAAGGAAGTGACGCTGGCCATCGCGCGCAAGCTCGCTCGTGAGCTGCGCACCCGCGGGCTGGAGGTGATGCTCACCCGCGAGGATGACCACTACCTCAAGCTGGAGGAGCGCGCGCGTCTGGCCAACGAGATGAAGGGCGACCTCTTCATCTCCATCCACTGCAACGCGGCGCCCTCCTCGAAGCTGCGGGGCATCGAGACGTATACGCTCAACACCTCGGCGGATCGCTACTCCATCCGGCTGGCGGCGCGCGAGAACGCGTCCTCGGAGAAGGGCATCAGCGACCTGCAGTTCATCCTCGCGGACCTGGCCACCAAGGCCAACACCGAGGAGTCCACGCGGCTGGCCAACCAGGTGCAGAAGAACCTGGTGAGCCACCTGTCCAGCCACTACAAGGGTGTGAAGAACCTGGGCACCAAGGAGGCGCTCTTCTACGTGCTGCTGGGCGTGAAGATGCCGGCCATCCTCGTGGAGACGTCCTTCCTGTCCAACCCCGAGGAGGAGAAGCGTCTGGCCTCGGACGCGTACCAGGAGGAAGTGGCCCAGGCCATCGCTCACGGCGTGGAGGACTTCCTGGGTGGCCGCCGCCAGATGGCCACGGTGAACGTGCGGTGA